A region of the Mytilus edulis chromosome 11, xbMytEdul2.2, whole genome shotgun sequence genome:
AGATATTATTAACATCAGGAGTTGACTGTATACACCTTTCAACATTCTTTTAATGCACCTCAGGAGGGGTTGTTTGCATGGCACTGTCCTTTAAATCAGGATGAATTTGAGTTCCAATGCTATTAGTTTCAGGTTTTGTAGTTACCATTATTTGGAAATCATCAGTTTGTGTAGAAGCATCACAAGTAGTAACTTGTGTCCCTTTGTCAGTTACAATGGgtttattgtttatcaaattcattaGATGGCAAACTGTTTTCTTTAGTTCAAATATTTCTTCCTGTAGATTAATACTTTCATGATGATTGATGGTAATTGGAGATAAAGTATTAAAATCTAACAACAGTTCATTGGTATCAGGTGACTTCCTGCTGGGAGTTGAAATGATGACAGTATCTGTGTTGATTGATGTCATGCTGTGAACTAATTTTAATTCTGTCTATACACAGTCAGATGTCATGTACTGCACAACCTTATGATTGGTCTCTGACACATTGGAATTTTGTGTAGATCCAATCTGGTTTATAATACTAATGTTTTCTTATCCTcattatgtacatttttaaatttcacaatttttgaatcATTCAGTCTgtgttataaaaatgatatagttcttcaatctccggcgcagagctcACATCCGTTCCGTACTTACTTCGTATCACTACACTAAATATGACCTCTGCCACACGTTGTGTGGAATTTGTCTCCAAACCGATTTACAACGCTCATGATTACATAAAGTCTAGTTCATAAAGATGGCCGACTACAAATCGTACCTTCGTGTACTTAACAAAGaaagttttaatttaaaagaaaagaaaaaggaaatATTAGATATGTTACAGAAGGGAAAGAAAGAAATAATTGGAATTTTACCCACTGGTTATGGGAAAAGTTTGATTTATGAAATTGCACCACTTATGCTTAGCGGCACTGTTATTGTGATTTCTCCACTTACATCAATCCAGGTGGAACAGTATCAGCGTTTGAGAGAAACACCACTCAAAACTTGTATCTTAAACGTGAAGGTGACCGTAAATTGTAGTTaacaattcaaaaacatttaatcaCTCTGACattacgaaaaaagtaaaatcccacATATAGGAAAGTAATAACCTTTGAACGTACATATTTTTActcagtttttaaatttaaataactttcttaaactatcctagatttgtatcaaacttggacaaaagcctGTCTATGATCATTAGATAGTACCCAGTAGTAGATTTTgtaaacgaaaaacaagaaaGTATATTGTActaaacaggttgggaacaaaccccctgtaaggtgattatacctgtataaaGGGATAATCCTTCTTCAGAGGGATAAAATACATTGTAATCgctctatagaggggtatttttgtttgcaCTGGATTGAAAGCAAATTAGTGCAGAATGGCATTTTCTAAttatattggctataatctctagcattatatgcatcaacatatgcacatgtacattaCTAAAAATTGGAGTAACCAGTTTTCTGCAAAAGGAATTGTTGatctttaaatttcatgttaaatcttacaatagaaattctgttcagtgaAGCATAAGTGAGTAAaatttacctgatcatcacagctttcaatcatggtgaacaatagattttatatttagtcaGATAAGCAGCAAACTGGGCATGTGCtggtccaaataattatgataattttcatagcctttcaagacctcataattatttggactaggcaTGTGCATATTTAATTAAGTACatcaattggtgcatcaactGTTCTAGGTTACTGCCATATTAAATAAGTAGAGAATGCCATTCCgccctattttgatttaaatccagtctaaacaaaaatacccctctatacaggtataatcaccgtaaagagggtttgttcccaacctgccAAACATTGGTAAACAGCTTGGCCTTTGATTGATCTGtcacttcaggttaaaggttttggtcaaggtacaATGTAGTTTATATTGCTGAAGCTTGAGTCttaaactaagtacacatgttcaccACCAGGCTACATGTATGATAtgaattttctaattttaatgccaaataagagttcgGATGCCAATTTCACGGTGctcaaaacatagaaaatgatagtgccattGGGGCATTTatgtactatagacacattcttgtaaTTGTTCTAAAATtggatttttacatttttttctcctCAACGTTTCATTGACTATATTTTGGTctcaaaagaaatatttaagaGATCAATGTAATTGAAGTTTTGTGGACGTCCATTGGCAGTTTTACTATCGTAAATTCAGTTTACCTGGCAACGCATAATTGTAGGATTACTGTTATCCAATctgaaccattgatacaaaataattgcattagaactCATCATCTATAAATTCCATGTATTGAgaaaacttaaaagttgtatATGGAAccttatactgcaatcagctattttactatacagataaagctatacgtataaacgttagctttatacgtcaatgacctcaactcaactataagccccgcctacttacaacgtcatgtcacaaccatgacaacgtgtagtaacaatggtcaaacttttatgaatttaaacctgttatgtcttcaaattggtaatttatataccatgtttttcaaatgttatttattaaattattttccctttttaattccttaaattgtcaatgcttaccgcctagactacgctcacagggaaataccccaaaatggtaccccagggtttcatatttttattatttttttatttttttatcgatttcagtataaaaaccatatacgtatagtgtctaaTTATATGTTCTAAATTCACTGTGTTCAAATGAACATAAAGTATTTATGTGCTAAATCTCTCTAGATTTGATTTTTGTATAGCAAACGTATCTGAGCACAGTCAGATATGTACAACATGTACCTTAATACAATAAAGGCATCATAGAAAAATGAATACATATTGAGGTACTGTCAGGCGCAAATACCATATCAATTTTAATAACAAGATCCACAGGTGACAGATCACCATATTTTATCAAATGTAATTACAGTAcagcgaaagcgagaaaagcaatcgagttgaaaggaccaatgataatctgtttatcgctattaaacctatgacgacgttgtcaatttcctTAGTTTTTTAGCTATAATTTTCCATCTGAATACAGTATAAATGTATCCCatgaaaaacttatttgtacatatatttatttattaaatttgaagaatttccTTAACCCTGTTGGCTCTCGAGCTGATAATATGATCTACAATGTAGGACTGATTAGGGGTCTAATATGAAAATGCCAGGTtataatctatatttatgttACATACAGGGTAGAATTATCACAGGCCTTGATATAGAAGACGAAATGGTAGATATGCAGTCAAGTACCCCTATAGAAGAAATGTACAATACCAATTTGATTTTTGCACACCCTGAGGCTATTTTTAATACAGTGGAGGGAAGAAAACTGCTAGACTGTGACAGGTATTAAAGAATTTgagaaatatcatatatatatatatataaagggaagatgtggtatgattgtcaatgagacaactatccacaagatcccaaaatgacacagaaataattcaaattaacaactataggtcacccttcgactttcaataatgagcaaagcccataccgcattatAAGCTATAAAacggccctgaaatgacaatgtaaaacatttcaaatgagaaaactgacTGCCTAAtctatgtttaaaaaatgaatgaaaaaacaaacatgtaacacatacacaaaccgCAACCACTGAATTAGGCATTCTGGAATTGTTTTATGAGTACCTAAATAGTTAAACATATATTGGTCGGTCAAATAATTTATCTGTAACTTAAAATACCAATATATTCTAGTCCTGAAATGTCTCTGGAGTTTCAAACATGTAAATGTGTATATTTATGTACACAGTTATAATACCAGACATCCAcatatgttatcattacaatgtttATTATGATTTTCTTATCATATTATAATGTATTTTCCATTTTGCAATATCAGAATTATTCTTTCTCTTTCTTTCATAGTATATGATAATGGATTTATTACATGATTATACTTTCTCTTTACCACGCATAGATTCAAATCTGGAATAAAAGCTGTTGTAATTGATGAATGTCACAAGGTTCATGAATGGTACGTTGACTCAAATTTGTGCATtgatttgtttgtcttgtattatttattacactatacatcatatacatatatttttgtacatgtgtttatttcattgtttgatttaattttttattagtttCTTTTACAGTTGCTGAATTGAAGATTGAAGTTGTTCTTACAAGTTACagttaatttgacaaaagttaCATGTTATCAGGGATGTGTTCATTATAAAGTAGCATCTCAATAACATTTTTCTCTTGTCTTTCCTTTTCTTCATGGTTTATTTAATTCCGGTCTTGAATATCTTAAAAGCATTACATGATACTGTTGGTAAGTTAAGAAGgagaaatattttatcaaaaggtAAGTGGACATTACTCTTCAATATGTTTGTTAATGATTTAATATTGATTTATATGATAAATTTCTACCAGGTAGAATCaatgctaaaaaaaaaccaatttcaaaTGAAAACGCATTGATGATAAGTGTTTGATAAGATAATGGGGATCTGATATGTTATAGAAATAAAaacccattttaatataaaccAGGTCTGTTGCACATCTTTAATGCACCTGTAGTTAATCAACATGATTTGTCTGTACATGACCAAGTATTTGTAAATAATTGGATTCTCTTTaaaggcaaaggtaatatctttggtaagcttgcttgttagctgaaccgtggaGTCATttttaggtaaggtatactaccctcctgtCTATGTAGCCTAgttctacagacagatagattggttatctgtcgacTAGTCTACCCTAAAAGGAGGATAGTTTACCTAAACTAATagtgacttcacggttcagctagcaagcaagatAATCCAAGGATACTacatttgcctacacactcaatgcaatcggctgtaattaAGATCACAACTAAGTGTTCTATTTGAGGAGTATCATAATGTATACAATATGATTGATTAatataaattgaagaaaaaaaattatatttttcagggGAAAATCATTCCGTACTGCTTTTAAGCATATTCATGACATAGCAGCTTTTCTGCCAGACGCAGTTAGACTTGGTTTAAGTGCAACAGTATCTCTTCAAGAAGAGAAAGATATAGTGAAAGCCTTAGGTATGAAAACTCCATGTAAAGTCAAAGAAAGTCCTGACAGAACCAATATTTATCTTGAAAAAAATCTGAAGGGTTCATCAAAtgatgttttttaaatgtttgaaaatatatataagccTCTCTGTGATGATTTAtgtgttaagaaaaaaaaaattcctgttaCACTTGTATATATTCCTATTCAATACATGGGCAGTGCAATTGCGTATTGtagatttatttttagaaattctaATTTACACAACTGTTTGTATGGTGCTTTGTGTAGTGGACAAGACGAAAAAGTCAAACCactattttaacagatttag
Encoded here:
- the LOC139494206 gene encoding ATP-dependent DNA helicase RecQ-like, with product MADYKSYLRVLNKESFNLKEKKKEILDMLQKGKKEIIGILPTGYGKSLIYEIAPLMLSGTVIVISPLTSIQVEQYQRLRETPLKTCILNVKVTGRIITGLDIEDEMVDMQSSTPIEEMYNTNLIFAHPEAIFNTVEGRKLLDCDRGKSFRTAFKHIHDIAAFLPDAVRLGLSATVSLQEEKDIVKALDLGKKVPRIRLVFCTSVIGMGFNSPSIDCVIHTKPPRNLSDFVQEIGRAGRDGRPARSILFYCKRDISNNVPEIKNDIVQYCNDDTCLRSCMLSQFGFEKGDMIDHECCMYCKESCTCIECEILRIEL